The Ciconia boyciana chromosome 7, ASM3463844v1, whole genome shotgun sequence region GCAGCATCACGGACATCAGCAACGCACAGGGAGTCCCCCCTGCCTTGGAGGTCTTGCACTTAAGTCACAACCTGCTGGAAAGTCTCCCTGGAAGCTTTCTGGAAGATGCCCCTAATTTGAGGGTCCTTTATCTGGACAGCAACCAGCTCCAGGAGCTGCCCAAGTCCTTCCTGAAAGCATCCACCCAGGTCCAGGAGGTCTACCTGGGCTTCAACGCCCTGACCTTCCTTCCCGCCAGCCTCCTGAAGccatctctgctccagctccagctctccaACAACAGTTGGGACTGCAGCTGCGCTCTGCTCAGCAACCTGGAGGATTGGCCCAGCCTGCTCACTCAGGTTATCTGCCACACGCCGGAGCGGTACCACGGCGTGGACCTCCAGAGCATCCCCCGGGATGAGCTGTGCCACTCGCACAGCCTCACCGCCCTCTTCATCTGCGTGCCCCCTCTCCTCATCCTTGCCAGCATCACCTGGTGtttctgcaggcagaagagaaagacCAACTACAGCCTTCAGAGCAGGTCCCAGAGCCACCCAGCCACGGCAGAGAGCGGCAGCACGCCAGTGCCTGCGGAGCCCCACCACTACGTCCCCTACGAGCTGCCTGCCGTCCTGTCCAAGACCGAGAAgaaggggctgctggggagccaggtcctgctccagccctctgtgGACCTGCTGGACAGCAGCAGGGACCTCTACGAGGAGGTGGAGATCCAGGTGGGATCTCCCAGCAGTTCCCAGGTGCCAGCCCACAAAGGGCGGCAGGGCATGGGgccgggcaggcagcaggacaccccagcaccaagggcagaggagctggggggcagtgaGCCAGAAGTGGACGCTGTCAGCGTGAGTGAAGTCCTGAAGGACTCTGCTGACCGGGAGAAGATCTACATGACTCAGTCGACCAACTATTACAACCTGGTACCCGGCATCGAGCTGGAGGACTCAGACAACCTGGAGTATGAGAACATCGACCTGCACTGATGCTGGGACTCGGGCTGTGTCTGGGACACGCTGGGAGGATGGCAGGGGCCGGGCGGTAGTGAaagccagcagagcaggagaggcaCGAGCTGTCCTGCCATGGCTTACAGTGGCTGTTTGCAAAGCTGCACCTCCAAATTCTCGTCCCTTCCCCTGCACTACCACGTGCACTCCTCGCTTGCcatgtgctgcagctgggcagggggtTTGAGGGTGCTTCGGGCACTGGGGACCCTGCTGCAGGCCAGCGGTGTTTGGGGACACACGGTCTGGCAGTGCCCGAGGAAGGCTGTGGagagggggtgggggctgtCTTGTCTGGTTTTGGGTACCAGGTGACAACACTGTGTGTGCCAGACCCACCGACCGGGGCCTCCATCTTCTCTTGCTGGAGCCAGATGACATCTAGCACGGACCTGCTGCTCCGCAGCCCGCAGATAATGGGGTCTGGGGACATGAAACAGGGCTGTCTCTGCCTACGTGGTCTGCGGTGGGGGGGTCACATGTGGACAGGGTGCCCTGGGTTTGGCAGGGGGAGCCTGGGGtggccctgcctgctccccaccccacaTCCCACTGTGTCCTGCCACGTGGCACGGGGGCTTGGAACAGCCGGTGCACACGTGCTGCTGCGCACACaaatgtgtgtgcacacgtaTGTGCGGGGACTGTGCATGGGTGGGCGTGAGCGGGTGTGCGAGGTGCACATGCACGTGGGGAGGCACCGGAGGGGGGCCCTtgcagcctctcctgcctgaTGTGCTGCCAACCCCTGCAGGATCCAGCTCccaataagaaataaataattttactcCTGGCAGTGCGGCTCCACCCCTGTGTCGGCATCgtttggggtggtggggagaCGACCGCCGGGACGTGGGGGAGCGCAGGGATGGGGGGCTTTGCTCCTACCCCATCTCCCCTCCCATGCCCTGGGTGATGCCCGAGTGTGGGTCTCATTTTGCAGCCCCAGGGCCACTTTGCTGGGCCGGTGGAACAGAGCTGGGCACTGGCTGGGGGCGAACGGAGCCTCTGCCTTGCACCGTGATTTACAGCCCAGCCAGGGAAGGCGTCAGCCTGCTGTAAACGCCGTGGTTCCCGGCTGGGAGCTGTGTGGCTCCTGGGAACGAGGCAAAGGCTGAGGGTGCTGTAAATCACCCCCCTGCACAGGCACTTCCCCGGTGAGTATCACCCATGGGTGTTCCAGCCCTTCTCTAGGGTCGTCACCCTTCAGTCCTACCCCCCTGCCCAGGGGGACATTTCCCAGGCTGGAAGTCCCAGCAGCCGTCCCGCTCTGCACTGGAGCAGTCCTGTGCCCCggcaggaagggagggagctgggcagggcaggacacGGCGCTCTGGCCAGCAAAGGAAGTGGTGTTTCCTGCGGAGCACGGCATGGCCTCCAGCAGCCCATGGTGGGACGAGCCACGGGCCCTGGCAGTGCTCTGCccaagccccagccccagcgcggGTCGGGGATGAGGACGGGATGATATCCCTGCACGTCTCGCTGTCACTCACGGATGTTTCCCACTGTTTTATATCCCACTGGAAttcttcccttcctgctccctcccGGGCCCTGGGAAAGCAGCCTGGTGCCAGCCTTTAATATGCCTCCACCACCCCCTGCCAGGTAGCGCAGCCAGGGGACAGCCAGGAGATCCTGGCGTGCCCCAGCTCATGCCGTCCCCAAGTCTCCCCGGGGACACggagggagcaggagctgccacaGCGCCgaggcaggacaggcaggggtCAGCCAGCCgtccccaggggctgcagcccagcccacgGCCGCAGACGCTGCCCGCTGCTGGCAGCAAGGATGTGGGCAGTGATGGATGCATTTTTCACCCGTGCTCCAGAAATATCCCGCAGCtctccctggctctgcctgcacaCCCCGGGGTCCTGTTCCCAGGGCTGCCAGGCGCGATGCAACCCTCCGTCCTTTCCCCTCGTTCTCACAGAGCCTAAATTCAGTCACCATGGCTGCAAAGGGGAACGACCCAAACCGCCCGACTGGttcctgcccagccctggctccgGCACCCGCAGCCCCCACTGAAATGTCCGGCCGTGGCCAGTGGCAGGGAGGTGTGACCAACCTGAAGTTCCCTGTTCCCTGCCTCTGACAGCCCCAATCCATCACGGGGagggctcagctgtgctggcCCATGCTGGGGTATTTAGGGGGAAGAGGCACCAGTGGGACgggtgggtgcaggcagggagcaggcagcggcTGAAGCAGGCGTGGGAAGGGCAGGGCGGCCGTGTGGGCGATCCTGCTGATGGGCCATAGTGCCTGGCGTGGGAGCAAGTGTGCATGCCCAGGCCCTGCAGCCTTGACAGCAGCGGGAACCCCAGTTCTCCTCAATTTAGCCAGCAGCCAGCGAGAGAAGGATTTTTCCGCCGAGGTGTGGGGCTGAGCCGCGATGACCATCTCCTACACGCTGAAAGTCGCCAACTCCCGTTTCGGAGGTTTCTCCAAACTGCTCTTCCGCTGGAAAGGCAGCATCTACAAGCTGCTGTACAAGGAGTTCATCGTCTTTGTGGTGCTGTATGCCCTGCTCAGCCTCGTCTACCGGTGAGTGGGGTCGGTGTGTCACCACTGGTCACGTCCCTCCCTGCTGACCCACTGGGATGTGCAGAGATGCCCCACTGGTCATGGACTGGGGtctctgcagggaggggagaagccCAGGGGACTTCCCCATGGAGGGTGGGagtgggcaggggagggcaagGAGAAGGGGAGTCAGGCAATGGCTTTTTGTGGAGGTCCAAGGCAGCACCCCAGCGCTGCTGTGTGTCCCTGGCCCCGCTGCATGTCCCTGACCCCACTGCGTGTCCCCACTGCTGTCCCCACTGCAGACGGCTGCTGACTGAGGAGCAGAAGCGCCTCTATACCAAAGTGGCTCAATACTGCAACCGCTCCACGGACCTCATCCCCATGTCGTTCGTCCTAGGTATGGGCCCCTCTCCAGAATCCGGGAATTGGCGTCCCCTGCTCTCCCCGGCACTGGTGGCTTGAGGATGCCCCACTGCCCATCCTGACCCCATGCCAAAACATCCCTTGGACACCATCGGATGGGAGATGGAGGAGCCTGGCACTCCAGGGATGGCACTTGGCTCCCAGACCCACTGAGCACAGCTCCCTGGCCCTGGGGATGCCAGTGGGAGGCTGTGATTTCCCCTGGCCCGCTCCACACCCTCCTCCCCACGCCCAGGAAAGGGGCACCTTACGTACAAGAGGTGGCTGTCCTGCCGTGTGCCACCTGCACCCAGGGAAGGGAAGATCCAGGgacatccccatctccatccctggggagggcagcccAATGGGAAGCACAACGTGTGCTTTATCTCCCGGCCACAGAGAAATCTGTCACCTCTGGAAACGTGCCGGCTCTCCTGGCGTGGGCTTGTCCTTGCCTCAACCCACTGCCCGGCTGCACCGAACCCCCACGCCACATGTCTCGGTGCAGGTTTTTACGTCACTCTGATCGTGAACCGGTGGTGGGCCCAGTACACCAGCATCCCCCTGCCCGACCAGCTCATGTGCGTCATCTCCAGCAACGTCCACGGCAACGATGAGAGGGGCCGGATCCTGCGGCGCACCCTCATCCGCTATGCCAACCTGTCGGCGGTCCTCATCCTGCGCTCTGTCAGCACCAGGGTGCTCAAGCGCTTCCCCACCATGGACCACGTGGTGGAAGCAGGTGAGGAGCTAAGCCCTGGGGGTGATGGCTTGCAATGTGGGGTGAGAGCCGGGGGCCACAGACGTGTCCCCGTCACTGGGAGAGTGTGGTGGGGGCCAGGGATCCTTGCAAACATCCCTGCCCCAAACTGCCCCGCACACGGGATGGCATCCTTGCACGGATGTTCACCCCCAAAGAGCCCCGCGTCCCCTCTGCCCAGAGCTCGTCTCCAGGGGCTGTAGTTTCACCGGGAAAACCCTACTTTCCTGCTGGGGACAGTCCCCAAAAGGGCTCTCCCCTGCCAACACGGGGGCCGTGGCGCTgagcctctgccctgctgcaggcttCATGACACAGGACGAGCGCAAGAAATTTGAGAGCCTCCACTCTGACTTCAACAAGTACTGGATCCCCTGTGTGTGGTTCACCAACCTGGCGGCCCAGGCCAGGCGGGATGGCCGCATCCGTGACGATGTGGCCCTCCGCCTGCTCATGGACGTGAGTCGGCGCCGGGTGCGCGGGGGGAACCAGGTGCCGCGGGGGGGCTTGTGCAAAGCCATGGTCACCCGTCCTTGTCCTCTCTGCCCAGGAGCTGAATCTCTATCGGGCCAAGTGCAGCATGTTGTTCCATTACGACTGGATCAGCATCCCCCTGGTGTATACGCAGGTGGGTACCTCCTCACCCCGCAGGACCACAGGCCCCCTGAGCCCAGATCCCAGCTCCTTCCACCCCACAATGGCAGAGGAaccccacagcctcctccctgcaccccgATGGGGAGCACTTTATCCCCCTTCCTAAAAGCACTTTACTCCCCCATTGCATCTGGTGCCGGATCCGGCATGGCCGCTGGTTCACAGCCCCACAAAGATGGGCAGGAGCCCGCATGGTGGGGCAGCAGGGTTTAGCCTTAAGCCCAGGAGAGAGAGCATCAGTGACCGGCTAAGCCTCTCGC contains the following coding sequences:
- the LOC140654386 gene encoding uncharacterized protein isoform X1, producing MGRAAAGAGLGPVSLWGSLLLAAGLALDPAPQSCNCTEPMDFQAFREAPLPESCCLNFTSSNITHLDWGALVGVQGLRELYLSHCSITDISNAQGVPPALEVLHLSHNLLESLPGSFLEDAPNLRVLYLDSNQLQELPKSFLKASTQVQEVYLGFNALTFLPASLLKPSLLQLQLSNNSWDCSCALLSNLEDWPSLLTQVICHTPERYHGVDLQSIPRDELCHSHSLTALFICVPPLLILASITWCFCRQKRKTNYSLQSRSQSHPATAESGSTPVPAEPHHYVPYELPAVLSKTEKKGLLGSQVLLQPSVDLLDSSRDLYEEVEIQVGSPSSSQVPAHKGRQGMGPGRQQDTPAPRAEELGGSEPEVDAVSVSEVLKDSADREKIYMTQSTNYYNLVPGIELEDSDNLEYENIDLH
- the LOC140654386 gene encoding uncharacterized protein isoform X2 — protein: MDFQAFREAPLPESCCLNFTSSNITHLDWGALVGVQGLRELYLSHCSITDISNAQGVPPALEVLHLSHNLLESLPGSFLEDAPNLRVLYLDSNQLQELPKSFLKASTQVQEVYLGFNALTFLPASLLKPSLLQLQLSNNSWDCSCALLSNLEDWPSLLTQVICHTPERYHGVDLQSIPRDELCHSHSLTALFICVPPLLILASITWCFCRQKRKTNYSLQSRSQSHPATAESGSTPVPAEPHHYVPYELPAVLSKTEKKGLLGSQVLLQPSVDLLDSSRDLYEEVEIQVGSPSSSQVPAHKGRQGMGPGRQQDTPAPRAEELGGSEPEVDAVSVSEVLKDSADREKIYMTQSTNYYNLVPGIELEDSDNLEYENIDLH